The following are from one region of the Paenibacillus sp. JZ16 genome:
- a CDS encoding M20/M25/M40 family metallo-hydrolase: MTNNQNFKAITVISFIFLFAFISLYTIVPPSPDKKADISKNFSADRAVQHLNHIAKTAHPSGSAENEKVRNYLVEQLELMGLRPEIEHSNHASLYPKMLTGGDMYNVIGKLEGTSSDHAMMMSAHYDSVQQGPGASDDGSGVAALLETIRVLKSGPPLKNDIYFVFTDGEEQGLMGAKEFWTKSNHKQKMDLIINFEARGTSGPSIMFQTSDQNGWMVKEFAEAAPNPVTSSLLGNLFEIMPNDSDLTVSNENKIPGLNFAYGDGWTGYHTPHDDVKHLDIRSLEHQGQNALAMARHFGQLELHDIKKENAVYFNFFGVVISYSYYWVYPLTGLIVLLFAMVTICAVKKQCATFKGLGISLLAILLTVISSIIATVLIWMGVNALWAEKMTLFSGAVYDSLYYQWAFLLITASICFLIWRKLRSVNEWEMTLSAIFLGVIFLILLTQFLPGASYLFAWPLLVSLLILGWVVWKNKMDKINTNTWVLSLISFLPIVLFVPLLKLLFTFFPVSLVPYLMLLFVWLLALLFMQCKQLFQLGRWVPYTLIGIAAVILSISFFRANPSADRPIDSNLFYVVDQDKKQAKWVTTQPPDDWTKKYITSTNTSNIKSILPFNYDKKAWVGNAPVRNYQMPPIKLVKIEEKQGNKMIHFRFTGGTDVQNMYLSIPGGRVQKIKVGEESFTIPKSMETFYYKQAGIPKQGLDVIVEVKGNQPVAFTFGSEQHPDPEIRSKRPPHLMTSGLFDESILVIKRVTY, translated from the coding sequence ATGACTAATAATCAAAATTTTAAAGCCATTACGGTCATATCATTTATATTTTTGTTTGCCTTTATCAGCCTGTATACCATTGTTCCACCCAGTCCAGATAAGAAGGCGGACATCTCGAAAAATTTCTCAGCAGATCGTGCTGTCCAACATTTAAACCACATCGCAAAGACAGCTCATCCAAGCGGATCGGCAGAAAATGAAAAAGTAAGAAATTATCTTGTTGAACAACTAGAATTAATGGGATTGAGACCAGAAATCGAACATTCCAATCATGCTTCCCTATACCCCAAAATGTTGACTGGCGGAGATATGTACAACGTGATTGGTAAACTTGAAGGTACCAGCAGTGATCATGCAATGATGATGTCTGCACACTATGACTCTGTTCAACAAGGACCGGGAGCTAGTGATGATGGAAGCGGAGTAGCTGCTCTATTAGAAACCATACGTGTATTAAAATCAGGTCCTCCTTTGAAAAATGATATCTATTTTGTGTTTACAGATGGCGAAGAGCAAGGATTAATGGGAGCAAAGGAATTTTGGACGAAATCAAATCATAAACAAAAAATGGATCTCATCATTAATTTCGAGGCAAGAGGAACAAGTGGTCCGTCTATCATGTTCCAAACCAGTGATCAAAACGGTTGGATGGTAAAAGAATTTGCCGAAGCAGCCCCCAATCCTGTTACTTCATCCTTACTAGGAAATCTGTTTGAAATCATGCCAAACGACTCGGATTTAACGGTTTCCAATGAAAATAAAATACCCGGATTGAATTTTGCTTATGGTGATGGATGGACCGGATACCATACACCACATGATGATGTCAAACACCTAGATATACGTTCGTTAGAGCACCAAGGGCAAAATGCCTTAGCCATGGCTAGGCACTTCGGTCAATTGGAGTTACATGATATTAAGAAAGAGAATGCCGTTTACTTTAACTTTTTTGGGGTAGTCATTTCCTACTCTTACTACTGGGTCTATCCCCTTACAGGGCTGATTGTACTTTTATTTGCAATGGTTACGATCTGTGCAGTAAAGAAACAGTGCGCCACTTTCAAAGGGTTAGGAATCAGTTTGCTAGCTATCCTGTTAACTGTCATTTCTTCGATCATCGCAACGGTACTGATTTGGATGGGGGTAAACGCACTTTGGGCTGAAAAAATGACTTTATTTAGTGGTGCAGTATATGACAGTCTTTATTATCAGTGGGCATTTCTGTTAATCACGGCATCTATCTGTTTCCTTATCTGGAGGAAATTACGCTCCGTAAATGAATGGGAAATGACTTTGTCGGCGATCTTTCTTGGTGTCATATTTCTCATTTTGTTAACACAATTTCTGCCTGGTGCCAGCTATCTGTTTGCTTGGCCATTGCTCGTATCATTACTGATACTTGGGTGGGTGGTATGGAAGAATAAAATGGATAAAATAAATACCAATACATGGGTGTTATCCCTTATATCCTTCTTACCCATAGTACTGTTCGTCCCACTGCTCAAGTTGCTTTTTACCTTCTTTCCGGTCAGTCTTGTACCTTATCTCATGTTACTTTTTGTTTGGCTCTTAGCTTTGTTGTTCATGCAATGTAAACAGCTATTCCAACTAGGACGATGGGTACCTTATACCCTGATAGGAATCGCGGCAGTAATATTATCGATTAGTTTTTTCAGAGCGAACCCAAGTGCAGATCGACCTATAGATAGTAACCTATTCTATGTCGTGGACCAGGATAAAAAACAAGCAAAGTGGGTTACAACCCAACCACCAGATGATTGGACGAAGAAATATATAACTTCAACGAATACTTCCAATATTAAATCTATCTTACCGTTTAACTATGATAAAAAAGCATGGGTAGGAAATGCACCTGTACGAAACTATCAAATGCCACCAATAAAGCTAGTAAAGATAGAGGAAAAACAAGGGAATAAAATGATTCATTTTCGATTTACAGGTGGAACAGATGTGCAAAACATGTATCTGTCTATTCCTGGTGGTCGCGTTCAAAAAATAAAAGTTGGTGAAGAATCCTTTACCATACCTAAATCAATGGAAACTTTCTATTACAAACAAGCAGGAATTCCAAAACAAGGTTTGGATGTCATTGTAGAGGTTAAAGGGAATCAACCCGTAGCGTTTACTTTTGGTTCTGAACAACATCCTGATCCAGAAATTCGCTCCAAACGTCCACCTCATCTAATGACAAGTGGACTGTTTGATGAAAGTATTTTGGTGATCAAACGGGTCACTTATTGA
- a CDS encoding copper amine oxidase N-terminal domain-containing protein has product MRKLVVCTLAIMLSLAAFTPAIYASEVRISVDGRDVQFPDEHPYVDRRSNLTMVPLAFVSDKLGAATKWDGNSKQITISLNRDTIILVIGDNHALVNGKRVDFEGAAALKKGRTMVPVRFISEVLHANVEWQPARNLVSIMTSVANVPKGTWIWDSHIIKQDQEKMISFAKMKGVTSIYLQVDRDIDPAIYEGFIRKAKNEGIQVEALEGRPEWVYESKQEDIRNFIAWVKTYNSSVGPEGSFTGLHFDIEPYALSEWTKHNKAILESWMDNMRLIEKETKGSGLKISMDVPYWLNTIHVPGKNYSMSAWMLEKFDCLVIMNYRNHALGNNGIVENAQVMLREASTLKKKIVVAVETVKSTEGPRVSFYSISNKMMEQELQSAHNQLAHYASYAGFAIHDFKSWQDMK; this is encoded by the coding sequence ATGAGAAAATTGGTAGTATGCACGTTAGCTATCATGCTAAGTTTAGCTGCGTTTACCCCCGCTATTTACGCTTCTGAAGTCCGAATATCTGTGGATGGGCGTGATGTACAATTCCCGGATGAGCACCCCTACGTCGATCGGAGATCCAACCTTACGATGGTTCCACTTGCTTTTGTATCCGACAAGCTCGGAGCTGCTACGAAATGGGACGGAAATTCAAAACAAATTACGATCTCGCTTAACCGTGACACGATTATTTTGGTAATTGGCGATAATCATGCACTGGTGAATGGAAAAAGAGTTGATTTCGAGGGGGCGGCGGCGCTAAAAAAAGGCCGCACGATGGTTCCGGTGCGTTTTATTAGTGAAGTATTGCATGCAAATGTGGAGTGGCAGCCCGCGCGCAATCTGGTGAGCATTATGACCTCCGTGGCCAATGTTCCGAAAGGAACATGGATATGGGACAGTCACATCATCAAACAGGATCAAGAGAAAATGATAAGCTTCGCCAAAATGAAGGGTGTGACATCCATTTACCTGCAGGTGGATAGAGATATCGATCCAGCGATATATGAGGGCTTTATTCGAAAAGCCAAAAACGAAGGAATTCAAGTGGAAGCACTTGAGGGGCGACCCGAATGGGTCTATGAGTCTAAGCAGGAGGATATTCGGAATTTCATCGCGTGGGTTAAAACCTATAATTCCTCTGTTGGCCCGGAAGGAAGCTTTACGGGACTGCATTTCGATATTGAACCTTATGCGCTAAGCGAATGGACAAAGCACAACAAAGCGATTCTTGAAAGCTGGATGGACAATATGAGACTGATCGAAAAAGAAACGAAAGGCAGCGGCTTGAAAATTTCGATGGACGTTCCGTATTGGCTTAATACGATTCATGTACCCGGGAAGAATTACAGTATGAGTGCATGGATGCTGGAGAAGTTCGATTGCCTCGTCATCATGAATTATCGGAATCATGCGTTAGGCAATAATGGAATTGTGGAAAATGCGCAGGTCATGCTGAGAGAAGCCTCCACCCTAAAGAAGAAAATTGTTGTTGCTGTTGAAACGGTCAAAAGCACAGAGGGTCCTAGGGTCTCATTCTATTCCATAAGTAATAAAATGATGGAACAGGAGCTTCAGTCCGCCCATAATCAATTGGCGCACTACGCAAGCTATGCCGGCTTTGCCATTCACGATTTCAAAAGCTGGCAGGACATGAAATAA
- a CDS encoding SDR family NAD(P)-dependent oxidoreductase: MSKNQREHIAVITGASNGIGLALTRKMLSENWQVVTLNRSDFPADDIFLQNHLKDGRLRAYKVKDLTDYGSLRHALEEIKSKEQRIDILFNNAGGGLSELRYSKQGRELHYELLTVVPFIILMELKELLYNGSLKTVINTSSQVFRFTKEFTIEKLEHPKAFRKMYGPYATSKLALSLWTQAVAPQLAKEGIKIRSVDPGINNTLRKGKDSGLTAGFELFMKFFSSPPTHGANLLYEGALGKNSNETGVFLFKDRIADLKFTEHAQRVLEKVSDIYSHEFLGGNVPVNG, encoded by the coding sequence TTGAGTAAGAACCAACGAGAACATATTGCAGTGATTACAGGCGCAAGTAACGGGATCGGGTTGGCATTGACCCGGAAAATGCTGTCGGAGAACTGGCAGGTGGTTACTTTGAACCGGTCGGATTTTCCGGCGGACGATATATTCCTCCAAAATCATCTCAAGGACGGACGGCTCCGAGCCTATAAAGTGAAGGATCTCACCGATTATGGCAGCTTGAGACACGCTTTGGAAGAAATAAAAAGCAAGGAACAGCGGATCGATATTTTGTTTAACAACGCCGGAGGAGGCTTAAGTGAGCTGCGCTATTCGAAACAAGGCCGCGAATTGCATTATGAATTGTTGACGGTCGTTCCTTTTATTATTCTGATGGAATTGAAGGAGCTGCTCTATAACGGCAGCTTAAAAACGGTGATAAACACTTCGTCGCAGGTGTTTAGATTTACGAAGGAGTTTACGATCGAAAAATTGGAGCATCCCAAAGCCTTCCGCAAAATGTATGGACCATATGCGACTTCAAAGCTGGCTCTTTCGTTGTGGACCCAAGCCGTCGCACCGCAGCTTGCAAAGGAAGGCATCAAGATCCGCAGCGTTGACCCGGGCATTAACAACACGCTAAGAAAAGGAAAGGATTCCGGACTGACCGCAGGGTTTGAACTGTTTATGAAGTTTTTTTCCTCTCCGCCAACTCATGGAGCCAATCTATTATATGAGGGAGCTCTGGGCAAAAACAGCAATGAGACCGGCGTGTTTCTGTTCAAAGATCGGATTGCAGACTTGAAATTTACGGAACATGCGCAGCGTGTGCTGGAAAAAGTATCCGATATATATAGCCATGAATTTCTTGGAGGGAATGTTCCAGTTAATGGCTGA
- a CDS encoding NADP-dependent oxidoreductase — MENTMRTIRFHEYGEPADVLCLEEVAIPEPGPGRIRVRVRACGLNPVDWVTCQGHFAGQLPLPRGIGLDVAGIVDAIGEGVTDAAIGDSVLGAADFMNGSSAGASDRAIMYYWFRMPAGLDFVQAAALPMAVETAYRGIDTLGVKSGQIVLVHGAGTTVGFAAVQIALMRGARVIATAGPTYADKLRSMGALVTSYGDGMVERVTELAKQPVDLALDTAPISGSLKDLVQIVNGHPQHVLTVSDFAAAAELGVRTSYGELHTARYDVVGDFAGYAADGKFTIPVAKTFELDEWRSAVEISQSGGAHGKLILLPDSD, encoded by the coding sequence ATGGAGAATACCATGCGGACAATCCGGTTCCACGAATACGGAGAACCAGCTGATGTCTTGTGCTTGGAGGAGGTGGCGATCCCAGAGCCAGGGCCGGGACGCATTCGCGTGAGAGTACGCGCTTGCGGCTTAAATCCGGTTGACTGGGTGACGTGCCAAGGCCACTTTGCCGGTCAACTGCCCTTGCCTCGCGGAATCGGGTTGGACGTGGCAGGTATTGTAGACGCAATCGGAGAGGGCGTAACCGATGCTGCCATCGGCGATTCCGTTCTGGGTGCCGCAGATTTCATGAATGGATCGAGCGCTGGTGCGTCCGACCGAGCTATTATGTACTACTGGTTCCGCATGCCGGCCGGACTCGACTTTGTTCAAGCTGCAGCGTTGCCAATGGCAGTCGAAACCGCTTACCGAGGCATTGATACTCTTGGGGTGAAATCGGGTCAGATCGTACTCGTGCACGGAGCCGGCACCACGGTAGGGTTCGCCGCCGTTCAAATTGCCCTCATGCGCGGTGCCCGCGTGATCGCAACCGCTGGTCCCACCTACGCCGACAAGCTCCGCTCAATGGGAGCGTTGGTGACGTCGTACGGTGATGGAATGGTCGAACGAGTGACCGAACTGGCAAAGCAGCCGGTTGATCTCGCCCTGGATACCGCGCCAATCAGCGGTTCATTGAAAGATCTGGTCCAAATCGTCAACGGGCATCCCCAGCATGTCCTAACCGTCAGCGATTTCGCCGCAGCCGCTGAACTTGGCGTTCGCACCAGCTATGGAGAACTGCATACCGCACGTTATGACGTTGTCGGCGACTTTGCTGGGTACGCAGCGGACGGCAAGTTCACGATTCCGGTCGCGAAGACTTTCGAACTCGACGAATGGCGTTCAGCTGTCGAAATCAGCCAGAGCGGGGGTGCCCACGGCAAACTGATCCTCCTGCCCGACTCTGACTGA
- a CDS encoding SDR family oxidoreductase, which produces MEPFSKGKFADKKVVITGGSSGIGLATAKLLVDEGARVLITGRTQATLDAAREQLGNNAIAVLSDAASLNDIAALADRVKAEFGTIDALFVNAGVTGFVPFEAMTEEKYDEILTINAKGPYFTVQKLAPLLGSGSGVVLTTSIVNVVGLPMLSAYAASKAALRSMTRGLARELLPRNIRVNAVSPGVIDTGIMEKSMPEEAAEQTKAQMRQQIPMLRLGDPVEVAKAVAFLAFEATYTTGAEFPVDGGGSQI; this is translated from the coding sequence ATGGAACCATTCAGTAAAGGCAAATTCGCTGACAAAAAGGTCGTGATCACGGGAGGCAGCAGCGGAATCGGCCTTGCGACGGCGAAGTTGCTAGTGGATGAAGGCGCGCGCGTTCTGATTACTGGACGTACTCAGGCGACGCTGGATGCGGCTCGTGAACAACTCGGCAACAACGCAATCGCGGTCTTAAGCGATGCCGCTTCATTGAACGATATTGCCGCGTTAGCCGATCGAGTGAAGGCTGAGTTTGGAACAATAGATGCCCTGTTCGTTAACGCTGGTGTCACGGGGTTTGTCCCTTTCGAGGCAATGACCGAAGAAAAATACGACGAGATACTTACAATCAATGCCAAAGGACCGTACTTTACCGTGCAGAAACTCGCTCCGTTGCTAGGCTCAGGTAGCGGGGTAGTCCTTACCACCTCAATCGTGAACGTAGTGGGTCTCCCAATGCTCAGTGCTTACGCAGCTAGTAAGGCGGCGCTGCGCTCCATGACTCGAGGTCTGGCGCGCGAGTTATTACCTCGAAATATTCGCGTCAACGCAGTCAGCCCCGGCGTCATTGACACAGGTATCATGGAAAAGTCAATGCCGGAAGAAGCTGCCGAGCAGACAAAGGCACAGATGAGACAGCAGATCCCAATGCTGCGTTTAGGCGATCCAGTTGAGGTAGCCAAGGCTGTTGCATTCCTAGCATTTGAGGCCACCTATACCACCGGGGCTGAGTTCCCTGTCGATGGAGGCGGCTCCCAGATCTAA
- a CDS encoding TetR/AcrR family transcriptional regulator produces MRKAVSVETYVEKIKPVIRKTKFSQLKVDDLAKYMDISKVTLYKHFSSKDDIIEQVVDYYIDYSKKADTVVKDDSVSFLDRFQLTFLQSLMCAAYISDLFLQDLKEFYPHHFENLSVALQNRNKSLQTFFESGMEQQIFNRLNAVLFMVQDDAVLRRFIEPSFSIQYDITLKQAIMDFYYMKQYQLLKPEYLKIIDNSNIETKIVHILQGIS; encoded by the coding sequence GTGAGAAAAGCCGTGAGTGTAGAGACATATGTAGAAAAAATAAAGCCCGTTATAAGAAAAACAAAATTCAGCCAACTGAAAGTCGACGATCTCGCAAAATATATGGATATCAGCAAAGTGACACTATATAAGCATTTTTCCTCCAAAGACGACATCATCGAACAAGTCGTTGATTATTACATTGATTATTCGAAGAAGGCCGACACCGTTGTCAAAGACGATTCCGTCTCTTTTTTGGATCGTTTTCAATTAACATTTTTACAATCTTTGATGTGTGCCGCGTATATCTCTGATTTGTTCTTGCAAGACCTGAAGGAATTTTATCCGCACCATTTTGAGAATCTGTCCGTTGCCCTACAAAATCGGAATAAAAGCTTACAAACTTTTTTTGAATCCGGTATGGAGCAACAGATTTTCAACAGATTGAATGCCGTATTGTTTATGGTTCAAGATGACGCTGTGCTGCGACGCTTTATCGAGCCGTCCTTTTCGATTCAGTATGATATCACCTTGAAACAAGCGATAATGGATTTCTACTACATGAAGCAGTATCAATTGCTCAAACCTGAATATCTGAAAATCATAGACAATTCCAATATTGAAACGAAGATCGTTCATATTTTGCAAGGCATTTCATAA
- the ilvB gene encoding biosynthetic-type acetolactate synthase large subunit, whose translation MEQQLGMTNETTTSSEEYITGSEVLLRGLLQEGVECVFGYPGGNVLYIYDAMVHQPDFKHILTRHEQGAIHAADGYARSTGKVGVCIATSGPGATNLVTGIATAYMDSVPLVVITGNVSTNVMGTDAFQEADIISITMPITKHSYTVRDVHDLPRIIHEAFYIANTGRKGPVLIDIPKNVTNQRMAYRPADTVRLRRYHGAPEPNPAEIDALLQAIAEARKPVIIAGGGVVYSNSSQELIKFVHTTRIPVATTLLGLGGFPSDDEMWLGMLGHHGVYAANMAVQNADLIISIGSRFDDRVTMKLDGFAPQATRIAHIDIDPAEIGKNVKTDLACIGDIKNVLVYANTKAQAAQTCSWLEQLQAYKVQHPLRYTDSDTVIKPQYVLEMISETTQGDAIITTDVGQHQMWTAQFYRFKHPRSLITSGGLGTMGFGFPAAIGAKVGNPDRLVVSINGDGGMQMCAQEMAICAIHQIPVKIVVLNNQVLGMVKQQQELMYERRYSQIDLSGSPDFVKLAEAYGIKGLRATNKAEASKVWLEALQTTGPVLVEFVIPTNENVYPMVLAGTPLDQMILGYDE comes from the coding sequence ATGGAACAGCAATTAGGAATGACGAATGAAACAACGACGTCATCAGAGGAATATATCACCGGTTCGGAGGTACTCTTACGCGGCTTGCTGCAGGAGGGCGTGGAGTGCGTATTCGGCTATCCGGGAGGAAATGTGCTCTACATTTACGACGCGATGGTACATCAGCCTGACTTCAAGCATATCTTGACCCGGCACGAGCAAGGCGCGATTCACGCGGCGGACGGCTATGCCAGGTCGACGGGGAAGGTTGGGGTATGCATCGCGACATCCGGTCCAGGAGCAACAAATCTGGTGACCGGCATCGCAACCGCCTATATGGATTCGGTGCCGCTGGTGGTCATAACGGGGAACGTATCTACGAATGTCATGGGCACGGATGCTTTTCAGGAAGCGGACATTATTAGCATCACGATGCCGATTACGAAGCACAGCTACACGGTTCGCGATGTACACGACCTTCCTCGCATCATTCATGAAGCGTTCTATATCGCGAATACGGGCCGCAAAGGTCCTGTCTTGATCGATATTCCCAAAAACGTGACCAATCAGCGGATGGCATATCGTCCAGCGGACACGGTTCGGTTGCGCAGATACCATGGAGCCCCGGAACCGAATCCGGCAGAAATAGATGCGCTGCTTCAGGCGATTGCGGAAGCGCGCAAGCCGGTTATTATCGCGGGCGGCGGCGTTGTCTATTCGAACTCCTCCCAGGAGCTGATCAAATTCGTCCACACTACGCGGATTCCGGTCGCGACGACTCTGCTCGGCCTCGGCGGGTTTCCGAGCGATGACGAGATGTGGCTGGGCATGCTCGGACACCATGGCGTATATGCGGCGAACATGGCGGTGCAGAATGCGGATCTCATTATTTCGATCGGCTCGCGTTTCGATGACCGGGTTACGATGAAGCTGGACGGGTTTGCGCCTCAGGCCACACGTATCGCCCATATCGATATCGATCCGGCGGAAATCGGCAAGAACGTCAAGACAGATCTCGCGTGCATCGGCGATATTAAAAACGTGCTGGTTTATGCGAACACGAAAGCGCAAGCAGCCCAGACGTGCAGCTGGCTTGAGCAGCTTCAAGCGTATAAGGTGCAGCATCCGCTTCGATATACCGATTCGGATACTGTCATTAAACCGCAATATGTGCTCGAGATGATTAGCGAGACGACGCAAGGAGATGCGATCATCACCACCGATGTAGGCCAGCACCAAATGTGGACCGCCCAGTTTTACCGCTTTAAGCATCCTCGCTCACTCATCACGTCGGGCGGTCTTGGCACGATGGGCTTTGGCTTCCCGGCTGCGATCGGTGCTAAAGTCGGAAATCCAGATCGTCTCGTCGTCTCGATCAACGGCGACGGGGGCATGCAGATGTGCGCGCAGGAGATGGCGATCTGCGCGATTCATCAGATTCCGGTTAAGATCGTGGTCTTGAACAACCAGGTGCTCGGCATGGTTAAGCAGCAGCAGGAATTGATGTACGAACGACGCTACAGCCAGATTGATCTTTCCGGCAGTCCGGACTTCGTCAAGCTTGCGGAAGCATACGGAATCAAGGGATTAAGAGCAACGAACAAGGCGGAAGCCTCCAAGGTCTGGCTTGAGGCGCTGCAGACGACAGGACCTGTGCTCGTCGAGTTCGTCATCCCGACCAATGAGAACGTATACCCCATGGTGCTTGCCGGCACGCCGCTGGACCAAATGATTCTAGGGTACGACGAATAA
- a CDS encoding TetR/AcrR family transcriptional regulator: MTESNKSRRRGDQLQNDIYAATYRLLETEGYSAINFARIAREANTSRSVVYRYWDTPFDLVFAAVQQRMQQSEEKFKNLDFDEGSLRDHLVSVGQHFILESDQGPFRLFKMLFSEMINQQERERTSQMLAEATASNIKIMDYVLQQAVQRGEITKLPPKATKLILFEQIRYTFLLENGWVSHQKLEEIVDHVALPAILYFSKP, from the coding sequence ATGACGGAATCAAATAAAAGCCGCCGCCGCGGCGACCAACTACAAAATGATATTTATGCAGCAACGTATCGTCTGCTGGAGACGGAAGGGTACAGCGCGATTAATTTTGCGCGTATTGCTCGTGAGGCGAATACCAGTCGTTCGGTGGTTTATCGTTATTGGGATACTCCGTTTGATTTAGTGTTTGCAGCTGTCCAACAACGGATGCAACAATCGGAAGAGAAATTCAAGAATTTGGATTTTGACGAAGGCAGTCTCCGTGATCATTTAGTATCTGTTGGTCAGCATTTTATTTTGGAGTCCGACCAAGGACCGTTTAGATTATTTAAAATGCTGTTTTCCGAGATGATTAACCAGCAGGAGCGAGAACGGACAAGCCAGATGTTGGCCGAAGCAACGGCTTCCAATATTAAGATTATGGATTACGTTCTTCAACAGGCCGTACAACGGGGAGAAATCACAAAGCTCCCACCTAAAGCGACCAAACTCATTCTTTTTGAGCAAATTCGTTATACGTTTTTGCTTGAAAATGGATGGGTGTCGCATCAGAAATTGGAAGAGATTGTTGATCATGTGGCGTTGCCGGCAATTTTATATTTTTCGAAACCTTGA
- a CDS encoding FAD-dependent oxidoreductase produces MKVIVLGASHGGIEAVEALRLMCPKANVQWYDKGDFSSTSAKELESIQQQGVSIFGNTEITKVEPGKHQVEIFNHATGETRKEDYDKLILSPGAKPFILPVLGHHFKNIGTMSSRQDIFNMRKHAADPDIKNVVIVGAGYIGTGAASLFAESGKKVTLMDINNRPLSSYLDQEFTDVLEKEMKDRDVEMALGNSIIEFVGDENDRVIEVVTAKGTYSADLVILSAGNRPNTEWLRGAVELLPDGRIKTDEYMRTSDPDIFAIGDATTVWYNPGKMRMNVSLGTNARRQAHYAVKNLFEAIHPLPGVQGSSGAHIFDYYFATVGLNDKTAKKLGIEIKSVYLEQETALFSPESTVMFKLVYDPTTLEILGGQIMSEVDLTANINTVSLAIQTGCTLEQLAYADFFFQPELNTPWNVINTAGLKALLQENFM; encoded by the coding sequence ATGAAAGTTATTGTTTTAGGAGCATCGCACGGGGGTATTGAAGCGGTTGAAGCGTTACGATTGATGTGTCCGAAAGCGAACGTTCAATGGTATGACAAAGGAGACTTCTCCTCCACTTCGGCCAAGGAGCTTGAATCCATTCAACAACAAGGAGTATCCATCTTCGGCAACACTGAAATAACTAAAGTAGAACCTGGCAAACATCAAGTGGAAATATTCAATCATGCGACAGGGGAGACACGAAAGGAGGATTATGACAAGTTAATTTTAAGTCCAGGTGCAAAGCCATTTATTCTTCCTGTCCTTGGACATCATTTTAAAAACATCGGTACGATGAGCAGTCGACAAGACATATTCAATATGAGAAAACACGCTGCAGATCCAGATATCAAGAACGTTGTTATTGTTGGCGCAGGATACATTGGGACTGGAGCAGCTTCATTATTTGCCGAATCAGGGAAAAAAGTTACGTTAATGGACATCAACAATCGTCCTTTAAGCTCCTATTTAGATCAAGAATTTACGGATGTACTTGAAAAAGAAATGAAAGATCGAGATGTGGAAATGGCACTAGGCAACTCGATCATCGAGTTTGTCGGTGATGAAAATGATAGAGTCATCGAGGTTGTAACTGCAAAAGGCACCTATTCAGCTGACCTGGTCATCTTGTCTGCAGGCAATCGTCCCAACACAGAATGGTTGCGAGGCGCAGTGGAATTATTGCCGGATGGCAGAATTAAAACAGATGAATACATGCGTACAAGTGATCCCGATATTTTTGCCATTGGGGATGCAACAACGGTTTGGTACAATCCCGGGAAAATGCGGATGAATGTTTCATTAGGAACCAACGCGCGTCGTCAAGCACATTATGCAGTAAAAAACTTATTCGAAGCCATTCATCCGCTTCCTGGTGTTCAAGGCTCTTCAGGTGCGCATATTTTCGATTATTATTTCGCTACAGTTGGTTTGAATGATAAAACGGCAAAAAAGCTTGGCATTGAAATAAAATCCGTCTACTTGGAACAAGAAACAGCCCTGTTTTCTCCGGAGTCGACCGTTATGTTCAAACTGGTTTACGATCCAACAACTTTAGAGATTTTAGGGGGACAAATCATGTCTGAAGTTGATTTGACTGCTAATATCAATACGGTCTCCCTTGCGATTCAAACCGGATGCACATTAGAACAATTGGCCTATGCCGACTTCTTCTTTCAGCCAGAATTAAACACACCATGGAATGTAATAAATACAGCAGGATTAAAAGCATTACTACAAGAGAATTTTATGTAA